From the Vibrio vulnificus CMCP6 genome, one window contains:
- a CDS encoding TetR/AcrR family transcriptional regulator gives MTELNPRRGRPTHNIDTRQLLIHHARELFTVMEYNNVSTRLVAQKAGVNVAMIRYYFGSKEGLFETMLRETLAPMQKQMQALVLESSEKNLLDIMRTYYREMVKVPQFPRLIAQVMRMAPSDTQRKLMEKVMNDITQPMQGLIFDRLLEGGILRQGVDPKLARITFISLMVFPFMAPPALLAIHGIELNEAFLNRLFEHNIQLMKHGFLDSGAAHDPQ, from the coding sequence ATGACGGAACTCAACCCACGCCGAGGACGGCCAACGCACAACATCGACACAAGGCAACTGCTGATTCACCACGCACGCGAGTTGTTCACTGTGATGGAATACAACAACGTCTCCACCCGCTTAGTCGCGCAAAAAGCAGGCGTGAATGTGGCGATGATCCGTTACTACTTTGGCAGCAAAGAAGGGCTGTTCGAGACCATGCTGCGAGAAACCCTCGCGCCGATGCAAAAACAGATGCAAGCCCTAGTGCTCGAAAGTTCAGAGAAAAACCTGCTCGATATCATGCGCACTTATTACCGTGAAATGGTCAAAGTGCCTCAGTTTCCCCGCTTGATTGCGCAAGTGATGCGTATGGCACCCTCCGATACCCAGCGCAAATTAATGGAAAAAGTGATGAACGACATCACCCAACCGATGCAAGGGTTGATCTTCGATCGCTTGTTAGAAGGCGGCATATTGCGCCAAGGCGTAGACCCAAAATTAGCGCGCATCACCTTTATCAGCTTGATGGTGTTTCCTTTTATGGCGCCCCCTGCGCTACTGGCGATTCACGGCATTGAACTGAATGAAGCTTTTCTCAACCGCTTGTTTGAACACAATATTCAACTGATGAAACACGGATTTTTGGACTCAGGAGCAGCCCATGACCCTCAATAA
- a CDS encoding efflux RND transporter permease subunit, with amino-acid sequence MIRFFAKHPTAANLLMLTLLILGISSLSTIKRETFPEFDPPYIMAAVVYPGASPQEVEESICVRMEDAVDGLANIVETQCEAIEGSARLILKLNEKADISRMLVDVQTQINAINDFPKEIESPVVQELDWNEPVVDVAITADTTWPELKAYAEQLKRTLKLDYGVSLVSVAGFSDHQYRVELDTQAMRQLGLSVGDIADQIGRQNVKLPSGNVETPDKHFLIRFDERRVTPQELSTIVVGSGPNGSLIRLGDIATISDRFELDEQKVLFDGHPSALLKISKNKEDDALRIKDRVTQFVADQQAIAPDGVQLEMTNDLSSVLWDRLTMMVRNGWQGIVLVFATMWLFFSLRYSFWVAAGLPVAFLGGLFLMAQLGLSINIMSLVGLLMAIGIMMDDAIVIAESIAAHLDRGEKIDDAVIKGVNKVLPGVISSFLTTVCIFGSLLFLQGEMGAVLKAVPQVLILVLTLSLVEAFLILPNHLAHSLHKQKQEKPDLKFKQTLLEHFEHFRNTTLVNAVEKVVEFRYAFMGGVLALLLISAATLAGGLLKFQPFPELDGDIAEARIILPPGASLAQTEAVVDKIVASAQKLDRQWSKEKENGTPLVRHITSQFNANADANESGPHIATVRLDLLGAESRNTVIDEFIAAWRDDVGELAAPISLVFKQPTMGPGGRAIEIRAKHDDLDALKAASIDIQQYLNQFAGVHGVLDDMRMGKEEVLVKLRPGAEVYGINGQLIANQLRAAFFGQTADEIQLGVENISIEVRLDKVQAGDLQQLANFPIMMADGSQIPLATIATLDFQRNYVRIQRIDGLRTISVFGDVDNTQANSTAIIRQFQQQEAPKLMQKYPGLRFDFEGEAKDTAETGSSMGKGFLLGLFGVFAILSYQFRSYLEPFVVMLAIPLAFIGVVWGHILLGHSLSMPSMMGFVSLAGIVVNDSILLVQYIRHHVDEGDSVHDSVVKASRERFRAVFLTSMTTAAGLLPLLTETSLQAQVIQPLVISIVFGILASTLLVLFMIPAAYAILADFGLVHKHQEI; translated from the coding sequence ATGATTCGTTTTTTCGCCAAACACCCGACCGCAGCCAACTTGTTGATGTTGACGCTGCTGATCCTCGGGATTTCGTCACTCTCCACCATCAAACGGGAAACCTTTCCGGAGTTTGATCCGCCCTACATTATGGCGGCGGTGGTCTATCCAGGTGCGTCGCCCCAAGAAGTGGAAGAGAGCATTTGCGTGCGCATGGAAGATGCCGTGGATGGCCTTGCCAACATTGTCGAAACCCAATGTGAAGCGATTGAAGGCTCGGCACGCTTAATCCTCAAGCTCAATGAGAAAGCGGACATCAGCCGCATGCTGGTGGATGTGCAAACGCAAATCAACGCCATCAACGATTTCCCCAAAGAGATCGAATCCCCTGTGGTGCAGGAGCTTGATTGGAACGAACCCGTGGTGGATGTGGCGATTACCGCCGACACCACATGGCCGGAACTCAAAGCCTATGCAGAGCAGCTTAAGCGGACGTTAAAGCTAGATTATGGCGTCTCTTTGGTCAGCGTGGCAGGCTTTTCCGATCACCAATATCGCGTCGAACTCGATACCCAAGCGATGCGTCAGCTCGGTTTAAGCGTTGGCGATATTGCCGATCAAATTGGCCGCCAAAACGTCAAGCTCCCCAGTGGCAATGTGGAAACGCCCGACAAACATTTTCTGATCCGCTTTGATGAACGTCGCGTCACGCCACAAGAGCTCAGCACCATAGTGGTGGGCTCTGGGCCCAATGGTTCGTTAATCCGCTTGGGCGATATTGCCACCATCAGCGACCGCTTCGAGCTCGATGAGCAAAAAGTGCTGTTTGATGGCCACCCTTCAGCCCTGCTGAAAATCAGCAAGAACAAAGAAGACGACGCCCTGCGCATCAAAGATCGCGTTACCCAATTTGTTGCCGACCAGCAGGCGATCGCCCCCGATGGCGTGCAACTGGAAATGACCAACGATCTCTCGTCTGTCTTGTGGGATCGCCTCACCATGATGGTGAGAAATGGCTGGCAGGGTATCGTGCTGGTGTTTGCCACCATGTGGCTGTTCTTCAGTTTGCGCTATTCCTTTTGGGTGGCGGCCGGTTTGCCGGTGGCTTTTCTTGGCGGGCTGTTTTTGATGGCGCAACTTGGCCTCTCCATCAACATCATGTCGCTGGTTGGGCTGCTGATGGCGATCGGCATCATGATGGACGATGCCATCGTGATTGCCGAGTCGATTGCGGCGCACCTTGATCGCGGAGAGAAGATCGACGATGCGGTGATCAAAGGGGTCAACAAAGTGCTGCCGGGGGTGATTTCCTCCTTCCTCACCACCGTGTGTATTTTTGGTAGCTTGTTGTTTTTACAAGGAGAAATGGGGGCGGTACTCAAAGCGGTGCCACAAGTGCTGATTTTGGTGCTCACCTTAAGCTTAGTGGAAGCTTTCCTCATTCTGCCCAACCATTTGGCGCATTCCCTGCACAAGCAAAAACAGGAAAAACCGGACCTCAAATTCAAGCAAACCTTACTCGAACACTTTGAGCATTTTCGCAATACCACCTTGGTCAATGCCGTGGAAAAAGTGGTGGAATTTCGCTACGCCTTTATGGGTGGCGTGTTAGCGCTGCTGCTGATTTCTGCCGCGACCTTGGCGGGCGGGCTATTGAAATTCCAGCCCTTCCCAGAGCTTGATGGCGATATCGCCGAGGCGCGCATCATTTTGCCGCCCGGTGCCTCTTTGGCGCAAACCGAAGCCGTGGTTGATAAAATCGTCGCCTCTGCGCAAAAGCTGGATCGCCAGTGGAGTAAAGAGAAGGAAAACGGCACGCCTTTGGTGCGCCATATCACCAGCCAATTTAATGCCAATGCCGATGCTAACGAATCGGGCCCACACATCGCCACCGTGCGGTTGGATCTGCTCGGCGCAGAAAGCCGCAACACGGTGATTGACGAGTTTATTGCCGCATGGCGTGATGATGTCGGCGAGTTGGCCGCACCAATTTCACTGGTGTTTAAGCAACCGACCATGGGCCCGGGTGGACGCGCAATTGAGATCCGCGCCAAACACGATGATCTCGATGCACTCAAAGCCGCCTCTATCGACATTCAACAATACCTCAACCAGTTCGCCGGTGTGCATGGGGTGTTGGATGACATGCGCATGGGCAAAGAAGAAGTGTTGGTCAAACTGCGCCCTGGCGCGGAAGTGTATGGTATTAACGGCCAGTTGATCGCCAACCAGCTGCGCGCGGCTTTCTTTGGTCAAACCGCCGATGAAATCCAACTCGGCGTGGAGAATATTTCGATTGAAGTACGGCTGGATAAAGTGCAAGCGGGCGATTTGCAGCAATTAGCCAACTTCCCGATCATGATGGCCGATGGCAGCCAGATCCCGCTCGCCACCATTGCTACGCTCGATTTTCAGCGTAACTACGTGCGCATTCAACGCATTGACGGGCTAAGAACCATCAGCGTGTTTGGCGATGTAGACAACACGCAAGCCAACTCCACCGCGATCATTCGTCAGTTCCAACAGCAAGAAGCGCCGAAATTGATGCAAAAATACCCCGGCTTACGCTTTGATTTTGAAGGGGAAGCCAAAGACACCGCCGAGACAGGCTCTTCAATGGGCAAAGGCTTTTTGCTCGGCTTGTTCGGGGTGTTCGCCATTTTGAGTTACCAGTTCCGCAGCTATTTGGAACCCTTTGTGGTGATGCTTGCCATTCCTCTTGCCTTTATTGGCGTGGTTTGGGGGCACATTCTGCTTGGCCATTCGCTGAGCATGCCAAGCATGATGGGCTTTGTTTCGCTGGCGGGGATTGTGGTCAACGACTCGATTTTACTGGTGCAATACATTCGCCATCATGTCGATGAAGGCGACAGCGTGCACGACTCGGTGGTGAAAGCGAGCCGTGAGCGTTTTCGCGCCGTGTTCCTCACCTCCATGACCACCGCAGCAGGTTTGTTGCCGCTGCTCACCGAAACCAGCTTGCAAGCGCAGGTTATCCAACCTTTGGTCATTTCCATTGTGTTTGGCATCCTTGCTTCGACCTTGTTGGTGTTGTTTATGATCCCAGCCGCTTACGCCATTTTGGCCGATTTTGGTTTAGTACATAAACACCAAGAGATATGA
- a CDS encoding efflux RND transporter periplasmic adaptor subunit, whose translation MTLNKKWLFFPALAVGVLVLVLAVKLKPELPVKPADDRARLVETLPLELKAVAPLAIGFGKVAPKVEWKAIAEVSGKVIYRHPRLEKGQVLKAGTEILRIDPLDYQLKLVQAQADLKSSQTSLAKLNQEEQNLKSSLKIESNRLAIAKKELERKQNLRKKGLNSQSDVDQQEQTTLSQRKLVLDIENQIALMPDEKRVADALIKVNNAKVDEAKRALEKTIITLPYDLRIAQVDIEQDQVVNQQQTMVTAHGIDVMEVEAQLSIHDMQTLAASLGEFARDESGIPQPDMTFIQAYIELSSGNLSASWPAKVARVSETVDANQATAGVILEIEQDYRELNPTSLPPLVNGMFVRAYIEGQANPNWVIPERALHGNKIYLMDEQNRLRIVPVTVLFRRDNQVVIDGELSHGQKLIVNDLLPAIEGMQLKEASSEANPEESGS comes from the coding sequence ATGACCCTCAATAAAAAATGGCTCTTTTTCCCCGCATTGGCGGTGGGCGTGCTGGTGTTGGTGCTGGCGGTCAAACTCAAACCCGAACTGCCAGTGAAACCTGCTGATGATCGCGCTCGCTTGGTAGAAACCCTGCCGCTGGAACTCAAAGCCGTTGCCCCTTTGGCGATTGGTTTTGGCAAAGTGGCCCCCAAAGTGGAGTGGAAGGCGATTGCTGAAGTCTCGGGCAAGGTGATCTACCGTCACCCGCGTTTAGAGAAAGGGCAAGTACTCAAAGCCGGCACAGAAATTTTGCGTATCGACCCGCTCGATTACCAACTCAAACTGGTGCAAGCTCAAGCCGACCTCAAATCTTCCCAAACCTCTTTGGCTAAGCTCAATCAAGAAGAACAAAACCTCAAAAGCAGTTTGAAGATCGAATCCAACCGCCTCGCGATTGCCAAAAAAGAGCTCGAACGCAAACAGAACTTGCGTAAGAAAGGGCTGAACTCACAATCGGATGTCGATCAACAAGAACAAACCACCCTTTCCCAGCGCAAATTGGTGCTCGACATTGAAAACCAAATCGCCCTCATGCCGGACGAAAAACGGGTGGCAGATGCACTGATCAAGGTCAACAACGCCAAGGTGGATGAAGCCAAGCGCGCACTGGAAAAAACCATCATCACCCTGCCGTACGATCTGCGCATCGCGCAGGTGGACATCGAACAAGATCAGGTGGTTAACCAGCAGCAAACCATGGTCACCGCGCACGGTATTGATGTGATGGAAGTGGAAGCACAGCTCTCGATTCATGACATGCAAACCCTCGCCGCCAGCTTGGGCGAGTTCGCGCGCGACGAATCGGGCATTCCGCAACCGGACATGACCTTTATTCAAGCTTACATTGAGCTGAGCAGCGGCAATTTAAGCGCCAGTTGGCCAGCCAAAGTGGCGCGGGTGAGCGAAACGGTCGATGCCAACCAAGCCACCGCTGGGGTGATTTTGGAGATAGAACAAGACTATCGTGAGCTCAATCCAACCTCATTGCCGCCACTGGTCAATGGCATGTTTGTTCGCGCTTACATTGAAGGACAAGCCAACCCCAATTGGGTCATCCCCGAGCGTGCGCTGCATGGCAACAAAATCTATTTGATGGATGAGCAAAACCGCTTGCGCATCGTGCCGGTCACGGTGTTATTCCGCCGCGACAACCAAGTGGTGATCGATGGCGAACTCAGCCACGGGCAAAAACTGATCGTCAACGACCTATTGCCTGCGATTGAAGGCATGCAGTTGAAAGAAGCCAGCAGCGAGGCGAATCCAGAGGAGAGTGGCTCATGA
- a CDS encoding substrate-binding domain-containing protein: MATIKDVAKLAGVSIATASRVINNAPHTSEAAIVAVKEAMQSLGYRPNANARALVSKSSNTIGVLVNDVSAPFFGTMVKAIDTVACEQGKQLLIGSGYHDANKERNAIELLINSRCESLVVHSKGMSDQELVSLADEIPAMVVINRVVKGIESRCIALDNHRGSYLATEFLIRSGHKHIGYICSSHNIDDAKDRLAGYQDALRDNGIEIRDEYIEYGEPDETGGEQAMISIMAKNLPITALATYNDYMAAGCLSLLLENGIRIPEEMSLIGFDDGHVARYIYPRLTTVRYPIQVMANEAVKMSLQLANGEVPERKEHKLFLPMLIRRASVGAPAK, encoded by the coding sequence ATGGCGACCATCAAAGACGTGGCAAAACTGGCTGGCGTATCCATAGCCACCGCCTCACGCGTTATCAATAACGCCCCTCACACCAGCGAAGCGGCAATCGTCGCGGTCAAAGAAGCAATGCAATCTTTGGGCTATCGTCCCAACGCCAACGCGCGTGCACTGGTGAGCAAATCTTCCAATACCATTGGCGTTTTGGTGAATGACGTCTCTGCGCCTTTTTTTGGCACCATGGTCAAAGCCATCGACACCGTGGCCTGCGAACAAGGCAAACAGTTGTTGATTGGCAGCGGCTATCACGACGCCAACAAAGAGCGTAACGCCATTGAGTTGTTGATCAACAGCCGTTGTGAATCTTTGGTGGTGCACAGCAAAGGCATGAGTGACCAAGAACTCGTCTCACTGGCGGACGAAATTCCCGCTATGGTAGTGATCAATCGGGTCGTGAAAGGCATCGAATCGCGCTGCATTGCGCTCGACAACCATCGCGGTTCCTACCTTGCGACGGAGTTTTTGATCCGCAGTGGTCACAAACACATTGGCTATATTTGTTCCAGCCACAACATCGACGACGCCAAAGATCGCCTCGCGGGCTATCAAGATGCCTTGCGCGACAACGGCATCGAGATCCGCGATGAATACATTGAATATGGTGAGCCAGACGAAACCGGCGGCGAGCAGGCGATGATCAGCATCATGGCGAAGAACCTCCCCATCACCGCGCTGGCGACATACAACGACTACATGGCCGCAGGATGCCTCTCGTTGTTGCTGGAAAACGGCATTCGCATTCCTGAAGAGATGTCGCTCATTGGCTTTGATGATGGCCACGTGGCACGCTATATCTACCCACGCTTAACCACGGTTCGCTATCCGATTCAGGTGATGGCCAACGAGGCGGTAAAAATGTCGCTACAATTGGCCAATGGTGAGGTACCTGAGCGCAAAGAGCACAAGCTCTTTTTGCCCATGCTGATCCGCCGAGCCTCTGTCGGCGCGCCTGCAAAATAA